The following coding sequences lie in one Methylosinus sp. PW1 genomic window:
- a CDS encoding DUF1674 domain-containing protein: MDEAQTRSERAAAERTLPPEAQRALAEAEERRERQSRDRISPQRELGGRGGLDPARYGDWESKGIASDF; this comes from the coding sequence ATGGACGAAGCTCAGACACGCTCGGAACGCGCCGCGGCCGAGCGGACCCTTCCGCCGGAAGCGCAACGCGCGCTGGCGGAAGCCGAGGAGCGCCGCGAGCGCCAGAGTCGTGATCGCATCTCGCCGCAGCGTGAGCTCGGCGGCCGCGGCGGACTCGACCCCGCTCGCTACGGCGATTGGGAGAGCAAAGGAATAGCCAGCGACTTCTGA
- a CDS encoding RsmB/NOP family class I SAM-dependent RNA methyltransferase has product MRDNRPFSAKAKARAGFLPADAAREAEAAQVPGLQARIAAANVIADVAQGGHRLDERFSPQAVPYRLAGMEPRDIALARSIAYVGVRRLGAIRHALALLLEKGLPKQAARLEWPLVAAAAQILFLDVPDHAAVDLAVRAVRLEPKTAPFAGLVNGVLRNLIRRREEFLGADPLDLDTPAWLAQRWIKSFGEAQARAIAAMHMQEPPIDLTVKSDAEGWAQRLDGIVLPTGSVRLRARTPIAELDAYAEGEWWVQDAAAALPARLLAVEPEERVLDMCAAPGGKTAQLALARAQVTALDRSAERLKLLAANLQRVRLHADIAVGDAASYAAARPFDAILLDAPCSATGTVRRHPDVPWIKKPGDLDSLVALQSRILERAASLLRPGGRLVYCTCSLEPEEGEAQIASFLRRHPEMRRAPIDAAADRVPAEFVTPDGDLRTLPSYWPNEDARLAGLDGFFAARLVRRD; this is encoded by the coding sequence ATGCGAGACAATAGACCTTTCTCCGCCAAGGCCAAGGCGCGGGCCGGCTTCCTTCCGGCGGACGCCGCGCGCGAGGCCGAGGCCGCACAAGTGCCGGGGCTGCAGGCGCGCATCGCCGCGGCCAATGTGATCGCCGACGTCGCGCAAGGCGGCCACCGGCTGGACGAACGCTTTTCTCCGCAGGCGGTTCCGTACCGGCTCGCGGGAATGGAGCCGCGCGACATCGCGCTCGCGCGCTCCATCGCCTATGTGGGCGTTCGCCGGCTCGGCGCCATTCGCCATGCGCTCGCGCTTCTGCTGGAGAAGGGCCTGCCCAAGCAGGCCGCGCGGCTCGAATGGCCGCTCGTCGCCGCGGCGGCGCAAATCCTCTTTCTTGACGTTCCCGATCACGCCGCCGTCGATCTCGCCGTGCGCGCGGTCCGGCTCGAGCCGAAGACCGCGCCCTTCGCCGGCCTGGTGAATGGCGTGCTGCGCAATCTCATTCGCCGGCGCGAGGAGTTTCTCGGCGCCGATCCGCTCGATCTCGACACGCCCGCCTGGCTCGCGCAGCGCTGGATCAAATCCTTCGGCGAGGCGCAGGCGCGCGCCATCGCCGCCATGCATATGCAAGAGCCGCCGATCGACCTCACGGTGAAATCGGACGCCGAAGGCTGGGCGCAGCGCCTCGATGGAATCGTGCTGCCGACCGGCTCGGTGCGTCTGCGCGCGCGCACGCCCATCGCGGAGCTCGACGCCTATGCGGAGGGCGAATGGTGGGTGCAGGACGCCGCCGCCGCTCTGCCGGCGCGGCTGCTCGCCGTCGAGCCGGAGGAGCGCGTGCTCGACATGTGCGCCGCGCCCGGCGGCAAGACTGCGCAGCTCGCTCTCGCCCGCGCGCAGGTGACGGCGCTCGATCGCTCCGCCGAGCGGCTGAAGCTGCTCGCCGCCAATCTGCAGCGCGTCCGCCTGCACGCGGACATAGCGGTGGGCGACGCCGCCTCTTATGCCGCCGCGCGTCCCTTCGACGCCATTCTGCTCGACGCGCCTTGCTCGGCGACGGGGACGGTCCGTCGTCATCCCGACGTGCCCTGGATCAAGAAGCCCGGCGATCTCGATTCCCTCGTCGCGCTGCAATCGCGCATATTGGAGCGCGCCGCTTCCCTGCTGCGGCCGGGCGGGCGCCTCGTCTATTGCACCTGCTCGCTGGAGCCGGAGGAGGGCGAGGCGCAGATCGCGAGCTTTCTGCGCCGTCATCCCGAAATGCGCCGCGCGCCCATCGACGCCGCAGCAGATCGCGTGCCGGCGGAATTCGTGACGCCGGACGGCGATTTGCGCACGCTGCCATCCTATTGGCCGAATGAGGACGCGCGCCTCGCCGGGCTCGACGGCTTCTTCGCCGCGCGGCTCGTGCGGCGGGACTGA